A genomic segment from Raphanus sativus cultivar WK10039 unplaced genomic scaffold, ASM80110v3 Scaffold0051, whole genome shotgun sequence encodes:
- the LOC108831620 gene encoding F-box protein At4g00755-like isoform X2: MADQTTDSTSLAALVSTSSPIMEFTTIEELDLKIFSLLGPSDLMRACLVSRSWCRFVSGNPFMRDIVREMVDVANTRVTFSNEHPDYALLIRALKYAPRINCLSEAVKASSHHHVDVYDNISNTVHDYMLAGPWMSRGRSDPSEGTEWLMYKLTELSLVGSIKIYLEPTYPSLPVSPVYGARSVRFIFGDMNEEGVFTTTFATPFFPMTQNRCQKFSLRKPLICIRKFLVVEFHEPVISSDGLYHMGVSYIHVKGRDLGSSFRLSPTRDLALQAITYLDPKVKSELDILDARLRVGDDVQTPKLVAFLKDENNV, translated from the exons ATGGCGGACCAAACCACCGATTCAACATCTCTTGCGGCTCTTGTCTCCACATCGTCTCct ATAATGGAGTTTACAACTATAGAAGAACTGGACTTGAAGATCTTTTCGCTTTTGGGTCCGTCTGATCTCATGCGTGCTTGTCTTGTTTCACGTTCCTGGTGCCGATTTG TGAGTGGCAATCCGTTCATGAGAGACATAGTTCGAGAGATGGTAGATGTAGCTAACACTAGAGTCACTTTCAGCAACGAGCACCCTGATTATGCATTGCTAATCAGAGCACTGAAGTATGCTCCTAGGATTAACTGCCTCTCTGAAGCAGTAAAGGCATCGTCTCATCATCATGTTGATGTATATGACAACATCTCTAACACCGTCCATGACTATATGCTGGCGGGTCCTTGGATGAGCAGAGGACGAAGTGATCCATCGGAGGGAACAGAATGGCTCATGTATAAGCTGACTGAGTTGTCTCTCGTTGGTAGCATCAAGATATACCTAGAACCAACtt ATCCTAGCCTACCGGTCTCTCCAGTCTATGGAGCACGTTCTGTTCGCTTCATCTTTGGCGATATGAACGAAGAAGGTGTTTTCACTACGACTTTTGCCACACCTTTCTTTCCGATGACTCAGAAT agGTGCCAGAAATTTAGTCTCAGGAAACCTCTTATCTGCATCCGCAAGTTTCTGGTGGTTGAGTTTCATGAACCGGTTATATCATCTGATGGTCTATACCATATGGG GGTCTCGTATATCCATGTCAAGGGAAGAGATCTTGGAAGCTCATTTAGACTTTCTCCGACAAGGGACTTGGCGCTGCAAGCTATCACTTACTTGGACCCAAAGGTCAAGAGTGAGCTTGATATACTTGATGCTCGTCTTCGTGTGGGTGATGATGTTCAAACTCCAAAGCTAGTGGCATTCTTGAAGGACGAGAACAATGTGTGA
- the LOC108831620 gene encoding F-box protein At4g00755-like isoform X1 — protein sequence MGAYSINEFCIYAVGSYVETREINLASISLIKASPLDYCDIVTVFVFSAFIGFCFSPQIMEFTTIEELDLKIFSLLGPSDLMRACLVSRSWCRFVSGNPFMRDIVREMVDVANTRVTFSNEHPDYALLIRALKYAPRINCLSEAVKASSHHHVDVYDNISNTVHDYMLAGPWMSRGRSDPSEGTEWLMYKLTELSLVGSIKIYLEPTYPSLPVSPVYGARSVRFIFGDMNEEGVFTTTFATPFFPMTQNRCQKFSLRKPLICIRKFLVVEFHEPVISSDGLYHMGVSYIHVKGRDLGSSFRLSPTRDLALQAITYLDPKVKSELDILDARLRVGDDVQTPKLVAFLKDENNV from the exons atgGGAGCCTATTCAATAAATGAGTTTTGTATTTATGCTGTGGGTTCCTATGTCGAAACCAGAGAAATTAACCTTGCATCCATTTCTCTAATAAAAGCATCTCCACTTGATTACTGTGACATCGTCACCGTCTTTGTTTTCTCAGCTTTTATTGGTTTCTGTTTTTCCCCGCAGATAATGGAGTTTACAACTATAGAAGAACTGGACTTGAAGATCTTTTCGCTTTTGGGTCCGTCTGATCTCATGCGTGCTTGTCTTGTTTCACGTTCCTGGTGCCGATTTG TGAGTGGCAATCCGTTCATGAGAGACATAGTTCGAGAGATGGTAGATGTAGCTAACACTAGAGTCACTTTCAGCAACGAGCACCCTGATTATGCATTGCTAATCAGAGCACTGAAGTATGCTCCTAGGATTAACTGCCTCTCTGAAGCAGTAAAGGCATCGTCTCATCATCATGTTGATGTATATGACAACATCTCTAACACCGTCCATGACTATATGCTGGCGGGTCCTTGGATGAGCAGAGGACGAAGTGATCCATCGGAGGGAACAGAATGGCTCATGTATAAGCTGACTGAGTTGTCTCTCGTTGGTAGCATCAAGATATACCTAGAACCAACtt ATCCTAGCCTACCGGTCTCTCCAGTCTATGGAGCACGTTCTGTTCGCTTCATCTTTGGCGATATGAACGAAGAAGGTGTTTTCACTACGACTTTTGCCACACCTTTCTTTCCGATGACTCAGAAT agGTGCCAGAAATTTAGTCTCAGGAAACCTCTTATCTGCATCCGCAAGTTTCTGGTGGTTGAGTTTCATGAACCGGTTATATCATCTGATGGTCTATACCATATGGG GGTCTCGTATATCCATGTCAAGGGAAGAGATCTTGGAAGCTCATTTAGACTTTCTCCGACAAGGGACTTGGCGCTGCAAGCTATCACTTACTTGGACCCAAAGGTCAAGAGTGAGCTTGATATACTTGATGCTCGTCTTCGTGTGGGTGATGATGTTCAAACTCCAAAGCTAGTGGCATTCTTGAAGGACGAGAACAATGTGTGA
- the LOC130500866 gene encoding histone acetyltransferase HAC1-like yields the protein MSSSSEEWNGNYLMIDVASSSECDGDSWFEMMSVKISKCSCCEEEEEECATCDLESCEYAICKTCLEQQKNYGALESHLSGPQHKEAYSIWLETLAHISTCMPPANQPCTIRSCMRGRELITHLKDCPKKLSGKCMRCEIIWVGVCAHASHCTNRNCLIPQCRHVAEYKRSKG from the exons ATGTCTTCGTCCAGTGAGGAATGGAATGGTAATTACCTCATGATAGATGTTGCTTCCTCGAGTGAGTGCGATGGAGATTCGTGGTTTGAG ATGATGTCAGTTAAAATCTCTAAGTGTTCTTGttgcgaagaagaagaagaagaatgtgcAACCTGTGATTTGGAGTCTTGCGAGTACGCAATTTGCAAGACATGCTtggaacaacaaaaaaattacgGGGCATTAGAATCTCACTTATCCGGGCCACAGCACAAGGAAGCTTATTCG ATATGGTTGGAGACACTAGCACATATCTCTACATGTATGCCCCCAGCTAATCAGCCTTGCACCATTCGTTCGTGCATGCGTGGTAGAGAGCTCATAACACATCTCAAGGATTGCCCAAAGAAACTTTCAGGTAAGTGTATGAGGTGTGAAATTATTTGGGTGGGAGTGTGTGCCCATGCAAGCCATTGCACTAATCGCAACTGCCTTATTCCACAGTGCAG GCATGTCGCAGAGTACAAGAGGTCAAAAGGGTGA